In one Cygnus atratus isolate AKBS03 ecotype Queensland, Australia chromosome 14, CAtr_DNAZoo_HiC_assembly, whole genome shotgun sequence genomic region, the following are encoded:
- the LOC126913481 gene encoding protocadherin gamma-A10-like, translated as MCPAREGRWGRRQRALLCCVLVAAWEAAWGQLRYSVPEELPKGSFVGDVAKDLALQLAALRDRGARILDRGRTRYFTLHANSGHLVTAERLDREHLCEVLQRCVLRCEVIVEGDMKVYEIEVEITDINDNAPSFREAEKELRMSETTPPGSRFSLAEAYDPDVGVNSLQSYELSGDEHFSLSVQAGADGEKRPELVLAKALDREEAAFHELVLRASDGGEPSRTGTARIRVSVLDANDNAPVFSQAVYAVRVPEDVPVGSTLLTLTATDADEGLNGNVKYSLKKITDKASKVLYLDPEAGSIRLVRSLDFEERNSYELEVQVDDDGGLSDTATVSISVTDVNDNAPELTVSSALSEISEDAPSGTVVALLHVQDRDSGANGEVRCSLVGDVPFRLRSSVGSYYSVVTARELDREEVSEYNVTVRAADGGSPSLRSSAVLALRVLDVNDNAPVFAEARYSARLAENNAEGALVLTVRARDADWGQNARVRYRLAEGRVRGAPLSSYVSVQAETGALYALRSFDYEEVREVGLWVRAEDGGAPALSSNVSVRLLIVDENDNAPQVLYPPAAAAGAAAGAVWTGVELAPRSAEPGALVAKVVAVDADAGQNAWLSYELAKATEPGLFRVGLHSGEVRTARSPLARDAPRHSLVVVVKDQGRPALSATATLTVVLAESVAELLSELGSAAAPAEPAGSLTRWLVLAVAAVSCLFLAFLLLLLALRLRRWRRSQLLPPASGALRGVPASHFVGIDGVRAFLHSYSHEVSLTADSRKSQRRWAADSCCNTLPARPPPDKAAPLLGEDAAGARGAQPDALPGVDVNMKILKSML; from the exons ATGTGCCCGGCGAGAGAAGGGCGCTGGGGCCGGAGGCAGCGAGCGCTGCTGTGCTGCGTGTTGGTGGCGGCGTGGGAGGCGGCGTGGGGGCAGCTGCGCTACTCGGTGCCCGAGGAGCTGCCCAAGGGCTCTTTCGTGGGCGACGTGGCCAAGGACCTGGCGCTGCAGCTGGCGGCGCTCCGCGACCGCGGCGCCCGCATCCTGGACCGAGGTAGGACGCGGTATTTCACTCTGCATGCCAACAGCGGCCACCTGGTGACGGCAGAGAGGCTAGATAGAGAGCACCTATGCGAGGTATTGCAGCGATGTGTGCTGCGCTGTGAGGTGATCGTGGAGGGCGACATGAAGGTCTACGAGATCGAAGTGGAAATCACAGACATCAACGACAACGCGCCCAGCTTTCgagaggcagaaaaggaacTGAGAATGAGTGAGACGACACCTCCCGGGTCCCGGTTTTCACTGGCGGAGGCTTACGACCCGGACGTGGGAGTGAATTCCCTGCAGAGCTACGAGCTGAGCGGCGACGAGCACTTCTCGCTGTCCGTGCAGGCGGGAGCCGACGGCGAGAAGCGTCCCGAGCTGGTGCTGGCCAAGGCGCTGGACCGGGAGGAGGCGGCGTTTCACGAGCTGGTGCTGAGGGCGAGCGACGGCGGCGAGCCGTCGCGGACGGGCACGGCGCGCATCCGCGTGTCTGTGCTGGACGCCAACGACAACGCGCCCGTGTTCAGCCAGGCGGTGTACGCGGTTCGCGTGCCCGAGGACGTGCCCGTGGGCTCCACGCTGCTTACCCTCACGGCCACCGACGCCGATGAGGGACTCAACGGGAACGTGAAATACTcgcttaaaaaaataactgacaAAGCCTCGAAGGTACTGTACCTGGATCCCGAGGCAGGATCGATCAGGCTGGTGAGGAGCCTGGACTTCGAGGAACGCAACTCCTACGAACTCGAGGTGCAGGTAGATGACGACGGCGGCCTTTCCGACACGGCTACAGTCTCGATCTCGGTGACAGATgtgaacgacaacgcgcccgAGCTGACTGTGTCGTCCGCACTGAGCGAGATCTCGGAGGACGCGCCGTCGGGGACGGTGGTGGCCCTGCTGCACGTGCAGGACCGGGACTCGGGCGCCAACGGCGAGGTGCGGTGCTCGCTGGTCGGCGACGTGCCGTTCCGCCTGCGGAGCTCGGTGGGCAGCTACTACAGCGTGGTGACGGCGCGGGAGCTGGACCGGGAAGAGGTGTCGGAGTACAACGTGACGGTGCGGGCGGCGGACGGCGGGTCGCCGTCGCTGCGGAGCAGCGCGGTGCTGGCGCTGCGCGTGCTGGAcgtgaacgacaacgcgccggTGTTCGCGGAGGCGCGCTACAGCGCCCGTCTGGCCGAGAACAACGCCGAGGGCGCGCTGGTGCTGACGGTGCGGGCGCGGGACGCGGACTGGGGGCAGAACGCGCGCGTGCGGTACCGGCTGGCGGAGGGGCGTGTGCGGGGCGCGCCGCTCTCGTCCTACGTGTCGGTGCAGGCGGAGACGGGCGCGCTGTACGCGCTGCGCTCCTTCGACTACGAGGAGGTGCGCGAGGTGGGGCTGTGGGTGCGGGCGGAGGACGGCGGCGCGCCGGCGCTGAGCAGCAACGTGTCGGTGCGGCTGCTGATCGTGGACGAGAACGACAACGCGCCGCAGGTGCTGTAcccgccggcggcggcggcgggggcggcggcgggcgcggtCTGGACGGGCGTGGAGCTGGCGCCGCGCTCGGCGGAGCCCGGCGCGCTGGTGGCCAAGGTGGTGGCGGTGGACGCGGACGCGGGGCAGAACGCGTGGCTGTCCTACGAGCTGGCCAAGGCGACGGAGCCGGGGCTCTTCCGCGTGGGGCTGCACAGCGGCGAGGTGCGCACGGCGCGCTCGCCGCTGGCCCGCGACGCGCCCAGGCAcagcctggtggtggtggtgaaggacCAGGGCCGGCCGGCGCTGTCGGCCACGGCCACGCTGACGGTGGTGCTGGCCGAGAGCGTGGCCGAGCTGCTCTCGGAGCTGGGCAGCGCGGCGGCGCCGGCCGAGCCCGCCGGCAGCCTGACGCgctggctggtgctggccgTGGCGGCCGTGTCCTGCCTCTTCCtcgccttcctgctgctgctgctggcgctgcgCCTGCGGCGCTGGCGCCGCTCGCAGCTGCTGCCGCCGGCCAGCGGCGCCTTGCGCGGCGTCCCGGCCTCGCACTTCGTGGGCATCGACGGCGTCCGCGCCTTCCTGCACTCCTACTCGCACGAGGTGTCGCTCACCGCCGACTCGCGCAAGAGCCAGCGGCGCTGGGCGGCCGACAGCTGCTGCAACaccctcccggcccggccgccgcccgaCAAGGCCGCGCCGCTGCTCGGGGAAGACGCTGCCGGCGCCCGCGGCGCACAGCCCGACGCCCTCCCG GGAGTGGATGTAAAcatgaagatattaaagag TATGCTTTAG
- the LOC126913482 gene encoding protocadherin gamma-A10-like, translated as MCAVREGRWGRRQRALLCCVLVAAWEAAWGQLRYSVPEELPKGSFVGDVAKDLALQPAALRDRGARILDRGRTRYFALHANSGHLVTAERLDREQLCRLMERCVLRCEMIVEGEMKVYEIEVEITDINDNAPSFNEVNLEEEMSESTAPGSHFPLSKAHDPDVGVNSLQSYELSGDEHFSLSVQAGADGEKRPELVLAKALDREEAAFHELVLRASDGGEPSRTGTARIRVSVLDANDNAPVFSQAVYAVRVPEDVPVGSTLLTLTATDADEGLNANVKYSLKTATDLASEIFHLHPETGSIRLVRSLDFEKDDFYEFRVQARDGGGLPDTATVSISVTDVNDNAPELTVSSALSEISEDAPSGTVVALLHVQDRDSGANGEVRCSLVGDVPFRLRSSVGSYYSVVTARELDREEVSEYNVTVRAADGGSPSLRSSAVLALRVLDVNDNAPVFAEARYSARLAENNAEGALVLTVRARDADWGQNARVRYRLAEGRVRGAPLSSYVSVQAETGALYALRSFDYEEVREVGLWVRAEDGGAPALSSNVSVRLLIVDENDNAPQVLYPPAAAAGAAAGAVWTGVELAPRSAEPGALVAKVVAVDADAGQNAWLSYELAKATEPGLFRVGLHSGEVRTARSPLARDAPRHSLVVVVKDQGRPALSATATLTVVLAESVAELLSELGSAAAPAEPAGSLTRWLVLAVAAVSCLFLAFLLLLLALRLRRWRRSQLLPPASGALRGVPASHFVGIDGVRAFLHSYSHEVSLTADSRKSQRRWAADSCCNTLPARPPPDKAAPLLGEDAAGARGAQPDALPHSE; from the exons ATGTGCGCGGTGAGAGAAGGGCGCTGGGGCCGGAGGCAGCGAGCGCTGCTGTGCTGCGTGTTGGTGGCGGCGTGGGAGGCGGCGTGGGGGCAGCTGCGCTACTCGGTGCCCGAGGAGCTGCCTAAAGGCTCTTTCGTGGGCGACGTGGCCAAGGACCTGGCGCTGCAGCCGGCGGCGCTCCGCGACCGCGGCGCCCGCATCCTGGACCGAGGTAGGACGCGGTATTTCGCTCTGCATGCGAACAGCGGCCACCTGGTGACGGCGGAGAGGCTAGATAGAGAGCAGCTTTGCCGGCTGATGGAGCGATGCGTGCTGCGCTGTGAGATGATCGTGGAAGGCGAGATGAAGGTTTACGAGATCGAAGTGGAAATCACTGACATTAACGACAACGCACCAAGCTTCAACGAAGTAAATCTGGAGGAGGAAATGAGCGAGTCTACAGCTCCCGGGTCGCATTTTCCCTTGTCTAAGGCTCACGACCCGGACGTGGGAGTGAATTCCCTGCAGAGCTACGAGCTGAGCGGCGACGAGCACTTCTCGCTGTCCGTGCAGGCGGGAGCCGACGGCGAGAAGCGTCCCGAGCTGGTGCTGGCCAAGGCGCTGGACCGGGAGGAGGCGGCGTTTCACGAGCTGGTGCTGAGGGCGAGCGACGGCGGCGAGCCGTCGCGGACGGGCACGGCGCGCATCCGCGTGTCTGTGCTGGACGCCAACGACAACGCGCCCGTGTTCAGCCAGGCGGTGTACGCGGTGCGCGTGCCCGAGGACGTGCCCGTTGGCTCCACGCTCCTCACCCTCACGGCCACCGACGCCGATGAGGGGCTCAACGCGAATGTGAAATACTCGCTTAAGACAGCGACGGACCTGGCATCGGAAATCTTCCACCTGCATCCCGAGACGGGGTCGATCAGGCTGGTGAGGAGCCTGGACTTCGAGAAAGACGACTTCTACGAATTCAGAGTGCAGGCACGGGATGGCGGTGGCCTTCCCGACACGGCTACAGTCTCGATCTCGGTGACAGATgtgaacgacaacgcgcccgAGCTGACTGTGTCGTCTGCACTGAGCGAGATCTCGGAGGACGCGCCGTCGGGGACGGTGGTGGCCCTGCTGCACGTGCAGGACCGGGACTCGGGCGCCAACGGCGAGGTGCGGTGCTCGCTGGTCGGCGACGTGCCGTTCCGCCTGCGGAGCTCGGTGGGCAGCTACTATAGCGTGGTGACGGCGCGGGAGCTGGACCGGGAGGAGGTGTCGGAGTACAACGTGACGGTGCGGGCGGCGGACGGCGGGTCGCCGTCGCTGCGGAGCAGCGCGGTGCTGGCGCTGCGCGTGCTGGAcgtgaacgacaacgcgccggTGTTCGCGGAGGCGCGCTACAGCGCCCGTCTGGCCGAGAACAACGCCGAGGGCGCGCTGGTGCTGACGGTGCGGGCGCGGGACGCGGACTGGGGGCAGAACGCGCGCGTGCGGTACCGGCTGGCGGAGGGGCGTGTGCGGGGCGCGCCGCTCTCGTCGTACGTGTCGGTGCAGGCGGAGACGGGCGCGCTGTACGCGCTGCGCTCCTTCGACTACGAGGAGGTGCGCGAGGTGGGGCTGTGGGTGCGGGCGGAGGACGGCGGCGCGCCGGCGCTGAGCAGCAACGTGTCGGTGCGGCTGCTGATCGTGGACGAGAACGACAACGCGCCGCAGGTGCTGTAcccgccggcggcggcggcgggggcggcggcgggcgcggtCTGGACGGGCGTGGAGCTGGCGCCGCGCTCGGCGGAGCCCGGCGCGCTGGTGGCCAAGGTGGTGGCGGTGGACGCGGACGCGGGGCAGAACGCGTGGCTGTCCTACGAGCTGGCCAAGGCGACGGAGCCGGGGCTCTTCCGCGTGGGGCTGCACAGCGGCGAGGTGCGCACGGCGCGCTCGCCGCTGGCCCGCGACGCGCCCAGGCAcagcctggtggtggtggtgaaggacCAGGGCCGGCCGGCGCTGTCGGCCACGGCCACGCTGACGGTGGTGCTGGCCGAGAGCGTGGCCGAGCTGCTCTCGGAGCTGGGCAGCGCGGCGGCGCCGGCCGAGCCCGCCGGCAGCCTGACGCgctggctggtgctggccgTGGCGGCCGTGTCCTGCCTCTTCCtcgccttcctgctgctgctgctggcgctgcgCCTGCGGCGCTGGCGCCGCTCGCAGCTGCTGCCGCCGGCCAGCGGCGCCTTGCGCGGCGTCCCGGCCTCGCACTTCGTGGGCATCGACGGCGTCCGCGCCTTCCTGCACTCCTACTCGCACGAGGTGTCGCTCACCGCCGACTCGCGCAAGAGCCAGCGGCGCTGGGCGGCCGACAGCTGCTGCAACaccctcccggcccggccgccgcccgaCAAGGCCGCGCCGCTGCTCGGGGAAGACGCTGCCGGCGCCCGCGGCGCACAGCCCGACGCCCTCCCG CATTCTGAGTAA